TCTTTGACCTTGGGATCAATGGCCGCAGAGGCGAGTAATTTGGTGATCACGCGAAAGTCGTGATACGGGTAGTAGCAGAGGCGGTCTTCTTCGTCCATCCACTCAAAAATGTTCGCTGCATCCGGCAGGGTGGGCAGCGGGCTTCTGGGCCGGTAGGTATGCGCTTTATGGTCCGCAGGGAAACTCATGAAGTCTTTGGAATTGTGGTAGCGCCCACCGGGGGTATAGCTGTCGTAGCGCCCCATCCTGAGTTTTTTCTTGATCAGTTCCAACAGCACTTCCGGGGTCGCTGCATCGTACACCAGCCGTACCGGCTCCGCCTGGGCACGTTTCTTGAGCGATTTAGCCACGCGGTCAACGATGTTCTGGGTTACATGTTCGCCCAGCTCCAGCTCCGCGTCGCGGCTGATCTTGAAGGTGAATGCCATCGCCTTTTCGATTGGCAGCACATGACGGAACACATCAACCAGGCAGGCCCGGATAACATTGTCGAGCACGATATAAACTTTCTCCCGCACCCCATCGCGGTGTGGTATCGGAATAAATCGCGGAAGAATATCAGTAGGAATCTCCAGCCCCGCAAAACGCAGGCTGCCATCTTCCAGCTCGAGATAGATACCAAAATAGATACGCGCTTCATTTAGCAGCGGCATGGTATCCCGGTCGTCGATAAAGAAGGGTTCCAGCTCCGGCAGCACCTCGCGGTGAAAGTACTCCTCCACATAGGCGCGCTGATTTTCGGTGAGCTGGCTTTCATTGATCAGTTGGATATTATGCGCACCCAGATCTTTCAGCACCTGGTTATAAGCATTGCCAAAACGGGTCTGTAACTGCATCACCTTTTCATTGATACTGGCCAGCAAGGTGGAGAAGTGCTCTTTCTTCCTGCTGCCCTTGGCAAAGGTTGCAAGGCGCCGTACATCGGCAACCCGAACCCGGTAGAATTCATCCAGATTGCTGGAGAAGATGCCAAGAAAGCGAACCCGTTCAATAATCGGCACGTTTTTGTCTTCCACTTCCTGCAAGACACGCGCGTTGAATGAAAGCCAGCTCAACTCTTTGGGAAAGACCGGAAATTCTTTTGCCATACTGGATGCAGCTACTGTCGTTGGTGAGTCGGGATTCTTTTTACGCTCAGGGGCGCCGCCGGTGCGCCGGGTCGAACCAGCCGGCACCGCAACCACGTCTTCCATGCAGGGACTCCTCAATATCATGGTGCCATATTTAGCCATAGGCGATCGTCGCCCAGTTTGCTACATTTTTGTTACACGATTTTTACAGCCAGAATGATGACAGCCGATCAGCCAGCAGAGCGCTACGCCGCCCTGGACCTTGGGTCCAACAGTTTTCACCTGCTTTTGGCAGAGTTTCGCGACGAGCGCATGGTGCGTCTGCACACCGATCGCGCCATGGTTCGCCTGGCCGCGGGGCTCGATGCCGAACGCAATCTGGCCCCCGAGGTTGCAGAACGGGCGCTGGAAGCATTGCGCCGCTTCAGTCCCGTACTACAGGACCTTCCCGCGGAGAATGTGCGCGTCGTGGGGACCAACACCCTGCGCGCCGCGGCGGAAAATGCCGACGGTTTCCTGGAAGCGGCGGAATCCATCCTCGGCGTACCGGTGGAGATCATCAGCGGCATCGAGGAAGCGCGCCTGATTTACTCCGGCGTGATGGCGGCGGCGGAAGGCGAGCCCACCCTGCGCTGTGTGGTAGATATCGGCGGCGGCTCCACTGAGCTGGTGCGCGGTATTGAAACACCCCGATTACTGCAAAGCCTGAATATGGGCTGCGTCGCCTACAGTCGACGCTTTTTCGACAGCGGTAAAATCGACAGCGGCAAGCACAATCACTTCATTCGCGCCCGCCGCGCAGCACAGGCTGAGCTGCAAGAGCTGCAACACCTGGCGGATGACGCCCTGGTGGTCGGCGCGTCCGGTACCGTGAAGTCCGTCGCACGGGTACTGAATGAGGGTAAACTTGACCCCATCCTGCGCGATGACCTCGATGACCTCGCCGACAAGGTCGCCGCCTGCAAGACCATTGAAAGCCTGGAACTTCCCCATCTGGATCCCGAGCGCCGACCGGTGTTTGCCGCCGGGCTCGCGATCCTCCACGCCATTTTCCGTGAACTGGATATTCGTGAAATGCATGTATCCCCGTATGCCATTCGCGAGGGGATTGTCCACGACCTCGCCGGCCGGCAGCGCGGTGGCGACCGCCGCGCAGATACCATTGCGGCACTGATGGAACGCTGGCAGATCGATCCCGAACAGGCCCAGAGGGTTGCCAATACGGCCCTGCAGTTTCTCGGCCAGTTAAATCCGCATACGCCGGTTGGCGATCGTCGCCTGCTGCGCTGGGCCGCCGATCTGCACGAAATCGGACTGGCGCTTTCCCACAGCAGCTTCCGAAAACTTGGCGCTTACATGATCGAACACGCAGATCTCGCGGGGTTCGGCAAAGGGGAGCAGGAAAACCTGGCCTATCTGGTACGCAACCAGCGCGGTGACATCAAAGCAGCACGGGAGCACTACGGTTTCCACCCCGATAGCGACCTGTTAATGTGCCTGCGGCTGGCGTGCATCGTGCACCGGGATCATGTCGATCGCAGTATCGATGATCTGCAACTGAGCGCCGATGGCCCCGGTTATTGCATGACCGTCTCCGCAGACTGGCTATACCAGAACCCCGCGATCGAAGACCTGCTGAATATGGAAGTCGATTGCTGGGCAGATAAAAACATTTCCCTGACCTTGAGCAGCCCGTGACTGACAGCAACCGCACGCTCGACGACATCCGTCTTCAACATCGCTACGCCGATCTCGGCCCGGTATTCGGCACCCCCACGGCCCCCACACCGCTGGAAAATCCGGTACTGATCCACGTGAACCCGGCTGTACTTTCACTGCTGGGTCTGGCCCCGGAGACGGCACAAGATCCGCGGCTGGCAACAATCACTACCGGTGAACACCTGCTGCCCGGCAGCAAACCCGTGGCGATGAAATATACCGGCCATCAGTTCGGCGCCTACAACCCGGAACTGGGGGATGGCCGTGCGCTATTGCTGGGAGAGATTGAAAACAACGGCCGACTCTGGGATCTCCACCTCAAGGGTGCGGGCAAAACCCCCTACTCCCGCTTCGGCGACGGCCGCGCGGTGTTGCGCTCCACCATTCGCGAGTACCTCGCCGGTGAGGCGCTGACCGCACTGGGTATCCGCAGCACCCGCGCGCTCTGTCTCGTCGACAGTAAAACGCCGGTGGCGCGGGAGAAAATGGAAACCGGTGCAGCACTGATCCGCGTCGCGGAAACCCATATCCGCTTTGGCCATTTTGAATATCTGTTCTATACCCGTCAGCTGGAAGCGCAGCACAAGCTGGTGGAGCATGTGTGTGCGCAGTTTCTGCCGGAGGTAGCCGACAAGCCGGTACAGGAGCAGGCGGAGGCGCTGTTGCGTTTTACGGTAAAACGCAGCGCGGAGATGGCGGCGGGCTGGCAATCTGTGGGTTTCGCCCACGGGGTGTTGAATACCGACAACATGTCGATCATCGGTGATACGTTCGATTTCGGCCCGTACGGTTTTCTGGACGATTACGAGCCCGGCTTTATCTGCAATCACTCGGATCATACGGGGCGCTATGCCTTTGATGCCCAGCCCGGGGTAGTGTTGTGGAATCTGAATGCGTTGGCCCATGGGTTTTCCTCACTGCTGGATACGGAAACCCTGAAGAGCTGCCTGGGAGATTTTCAGCCACTGCTTATTGATTTTTACGCGACGCGGATGCGGGCGAAGTTGGGCCTGGCGACTGAAGAGGAAGGCGATCAGCAGTTGTGCGCGGATCTGCTACAGGTGCTGGACGATGGACGTGTGGATTATTCGGCGTTTTTCCGCGCGTTGTCCCGTTACCAGGGGGAACGTCCCGCCGCCAGTCTGGAATCACTGGTCGCGCCGGGGCAGCATGAGAACCTGGGACAGTGGTTGAGTCACTACGACCAGCGCTTGCAGAGGGAGTCGGTAACACCGGCAGAACGCAGCCGTGCGATGTTGCGGGTAAATCCGAAGTTTGTTTTGCGGAATTATCTGGTGCAGCAGGTGATTGAGGCGGCAGAGGCTGGCGATTACGCGCCTTTTGAAACGTTATTCATGTTGCTCCAGTCGCCGTTTGATGAGCATCCGGAGTTTGAGAGTTGGGCTGGGGTTCCGCCCGAATCTGGGAAGCATCTGCCCATTAGCTGCTCTTCGTAGCTGACTTGATTTTTATGTTCTTGTTTTGTGGCCCCCTTTGTTCTCGGTTTGTGGCGTCGGCGCACTGGGTATTGGTTTTCAAAACCGCCATGCATACATCCCTGTAGGCTGCGTCGGAAACGTCCCTGTTTCCGACGCTTTTGAAAACCAATCCCCAGCACTCCGCCTTCACGTGGGGCTTTCGACTCTGCTATTTGTCACGAACGTGCTTTCACGACTTCAAAAGTAAGTTGAAGTTTTTTGCGAAGGCGTCGATACCGGGGGCAGCTTTGCGAGACCGTCTGCGGCCAGGACGGCCGCAGCCGAGCCCCCAGGGATGGGTACACGGCGTGTCTCGCAAAGCTGCCCCCGGTAGCGGCGCCGCCACGAAACCA
The Microbulbifer celer DNA segment above includes these coding regions:
- a CDS encoding protein adenylyltransferase SelO; the protein is MTDSNRTLDDIRLQHRYADLGPVFGTPTAPTPLENPVLIHVNPAVLSLLGLAPETAQDPRLATITTGEHLLPGSKPVAMKYTGHQFGAYNPELGDGRALLLGEIENNGRLWDLHLKGAGKTPYSRFGDGRAVLRSTIREYLAGEALTALGIRSTRALCLVDSKTPVAREKMETGAALIRVAETHIRFGHFEYLFYTRQLEAQHKLVEHVCAQFLPEVADKPVQEQAEALLRFTVKRSAEMAAGWQSVGFAHGVLNTDNMSIIGDTFDFGPYGFLDDYEPGFICNHSDHTGRYAFDAQPGVVLWNLNALAHGFSSLLDTETLKSCLGDFQPLLIDFYATRMRAKLGLATEEEGDQQLCADLLQVLDDGRVDYSAFFRALSRYQGERPAASLESLVAPGQHENLGQWLSHYDQRLQRESVTPAERSRAMLRVNPKFVLRNYLVQQVIEAAEAGDYAPFETLFMLLQSPFDEHPEFESWAGVPPESGKHLPISCSS
- the ppk1 gene encoding polyphosphate kinase 1 — translated: MEDVVAVPAGSTRRTGGAPERKKNPDSPTTVAASSMAKEFPVFPKELSWLSFNARVLQEVEDKNVPIIERVRFLGIFSSNLDEFYRVRVADVRRLATFAKGSRKKEHFSTLLASINEKVMQLQTRFGNAYNQVLKDLGAHNIQLINESQLTENQRAYVEEYFHREVLPELEPFFIDDRDTMPLLNEARIYFGIYLELEDGSLRFAGLEIPTDILPRFIPIPHRDGVREKVYIVLDNVIRACLVDVFRHVLPIEKAMAFTFKISRDAELELGEHVTQNIVDRVAKSLKKRAQAEPVRLVYDAATPEVLLELIKKKLRMGRYDSYTPGGRYHNSKDFMSFPADHKAHTYRPRSPLPTLPDAANIFEWMDEEDRLCYYPYHDFRVITKLLASAAIDPKVKEIRVNLYRVAKNSRVIAALINAVRNQKQVTAVVELQARFDELANIHWSNELRDAGVEVIYGVPGLKVHCKLISIVREDAGKTRYYSHFGTGNFNESTARFYCDFSLLTSDRKMGEDAYRVFDFIRQPHLQPDYHHIWVSPHTNRPSILTAIEHEITAVEAGKPAAIFIKCNNLVDPEIIQALYRAGESGVKVRIIVRSMCALVTGVSDNIQVISLVDKYLEHARVYVFHNMGDPSVMLSSADLMTRNLDHRVEVTFPITSPTHRQTVLDILELQWRDNQKARVLDSNQSNTHIANRRSKKTMRAQDAIYRYLKKRV
- a CDS encoding Ppx/GppA phosphatase family protein, which encodes MMTADQPAERYAALDLGSNSFHLLLAEFRDERMVRLHTDRAMVRLAAGLDAERNLAPEVAERALEALRRFSPVLQDLPAENVRVVGTNTLRAAAENADGFLEAAESILGVPVEIISGIEEARLIYSGVMAAAEGEPTLRCVVDIGGGSTELVRGIETPRLLQSLNMGCVAYSRRFFDSGKIDSGKHNHFIRARRAAQAELQELQHLADDALVVGASGTVKSVARVLNEGKLDPILRDDLDDLADKVAACKTIESLELPHLDPERRPVFAAGLAILHAIFRELDIREMHVSPYAIREGIVHDLAGRQRGGDRRADTIAALMERWQIDPEQAQRVANTALQFLGQLNPHTPVGDRRLLRWAADLHEIGLALSHSSFRKLGAYMIEHADLAGFGKGEQENLAYLVRNQRGDIKAAREHYGFHPDSDLLMCLRLACIVHRDHVDRSIDDLQLSADGPGYCMTVSADWLYQNPAIEDLLNMEVDCWADKNISLTLSSP